A window from Electrophorus electricus isolate fEleEle1 chromosome 7, fEleEle1.pri, whole genome shotgun sequence encodes these proteins:
- the tmem275 gene encoding transmembrane protein 275 encodes MVCSERSSGTSVPKKEPQSRRKRKSRPQGLPSPALCCACGLCIMLAGINITLVGAFAFSTLMPSSNPPIIIGPALLLVAFTFFGACCVCSRLPPPQSSRRAKGGGAGGLGFMGRGGSGLGSGTAFEIETSEHTMQDTTAVQLSPTNSPSSSHGSSPEREAPPPAVNTTAPAPDYTPPGGCKLFTMEANGPNTVGATFSTSTGDGAAVRLTLPSDGAATWDTQPPL; translated from the coding sequence ATGGTGTGTAGTGAACGGAGCTCAGGTACTTCTGTGCCCAAGAAGGAGCCCCAAAGTCGGCGGAAGAGGAAGTCCCGCCCACAGGGCCTGCCCTCACCAGCGCTGTGCTGTGCCTGCGGCCTCTGCATCATGTTGGCAGGCATCAACATCACCCTGGTGGGTGCATTCGCCTTCAGCACACTCATGCCCTCTAGCAACCCGCCCATCATTATCGGTCCTGCCCTGCTACTAGTGGCCTTCACCTTCTTCGGGGCATGTTGTGTCTGCAGCCGCCTGCCCCCTCCACAGAGCTCCCGACGGGCAAAAGGTGGTGGGGCCGGCGGCCTGGGATTCATGGGTAGGGGAGGGTCTGGGCTGGGAAGTGGGACCGCATTTGAGATTGAGACCAGTGAGCACACGATGCAGGACACTACAGCAGTGCAGCTGAGCCCCACCAACTCTCCCAGCTCTTCCCATGGCTCCAGCCCAGAGCGGGAGGCTCCACCCCCAGCTGTAAACACCACTGCCCCTGCCCCAGACTACACCCCCCCAGGAGGCTGCAAACTCTTCACCATGGAGGCTAACGGACCTAACACAGTGGGTGCCACTTTCTCCACCTCCACAGGGGATGGGGCAGCAGTCAGGCTCACATTGCCCTCCGACGGGGCAGCCACCTGGGATACCCAACCTCCACTGTGa